The stretch of DNA agacagttgattgatcattgttgttgagttatttatagaacagcagcccgatgtgttttGCAGAGCAgaccagttgtatggatgaatcgatcttatttcgaccgtggatcgatctccatcgctgatgattggtgcgtggacgtaattattctGTTATAACACCTAGATGGTcgatgagggccctgagttttgaactcacgatcgatagcttactaagcgaacgtgcaGCTATatgctacggagaccccctcaatttttgttaatttaaacaatttatagATCAAAGATGTGTAATGTTAaaacatatcaaacaattctCAGATAATTTTCTAATCGATTGGTATGCATACCATCAGCTTCCATTGGCAGctgaaatagttatcaacgttaaaactatttcatgaaaacgtgatatgttttctgatttggcttcCTTACTGAAGGatgtagttttgacgtaggactagttgattcaggtgaaatacaggaggctaagtTTATCGAAACTGTGGTAAAAACTGCGATGGAGTACATTTTAAATTGGAATGCTAGTCTAGGAGATACATAAAAGTATTATATTAAAGTCCATTCCGGAATTGCCAGAGATTCAAAGTGatataagtaaaaaaacatcCTGTTCATATATATTACAGAAATTATAAATAATAAGATAACAAAgtataaactgaccagacgtcccgcgttacgcgggacagtacCGCATCAAAATgacacatggtccggtctgacttaacaccgacaaTATGAACTTTAGTCAAATAAAGCGTGAAGCAATCATGATATTCTATAGAAACCTGACTGTAAaacaacaattaaaaacaagaCATTAGCAAAATATTTTCTCAACAATTTCTTTATTATATAATTCAGTAGCCCTTAAGTCCAATATAAGAAACAGATTCGTTGACCTAAAAATGAGTTTATCCAGACTTTCGGGATAGCAAATCGTAagtgaaacatctttttttcaatttccccCCAAACATTATAACGTTTTTATATTTCCAGTTTCTACTTTGCTCTGCTCCTTGTGGCTCGGTTACGATTTTGTATTTTGCAAGCAATTTTCCTCAGCTGATTGCGATAGTCATTTATGGTGGAGTAATCCGTTTTCCAAATATCTGAGAGAAAGACATCCAGAATAAATTTATGTCATTGAACAGATTCACAGGAGTTTCTCTTACCGTACAACAGTTGATTGAATATATAGAAGGACATCATGTTTATCTCCGCATCGTTGAATCCGAGTTCATTGATTAGATTTTCGGTCACAAAGTCTCGCAGAATAGGTTCCAGATTGCGACTGTGCTTTTGTACGGTGGCGGCCAAGAAGTTAACCTGTAGATTCGTTAAATAACATTAACTAATCAAACCAAAAATTGACTCTCACTCacaaacgaaacgaaagacTCCTGGTCGCTCGTAATCGACTCTTCTAGTTCCCTTAAATCATCGATTCGATTGATTGGAAATTCGACCAGTTTCAATTCATCCTGCTCGATAAACTCCCCCATCAAATCGTTATCATCCGAGTCGATTTCCAACCTTATCTCGTCTACCATCTCATCCTGCACCATTGGTTCCTCCGGGGATTGCTCTTGGGCTATGGCCAGCGTAGTTGGCGTCGTGATGAACTGTCGATTGATGAGTCCGTTCATGTGGACCGCGCTGAGGCTGTCCGCTTGGGCGTTCATGTAAATGATGTTTTCCAGCTTCTTCTCAATCCCGTCCAAGCGGGAGATGATGGACTTCAGGGTGTCCGGGTCAAACTCCGTTTCATTGGGGTCGGCGAAGGTTTTGTGAATTTTTCGAATGACAGCTGAAGTGGGGAAATTATTGTTTAttagaatataaaaaatatactataTCT from Toxorhynchites rutilus septentrionalis strain SRP chromosome 3, ASM2978413v1, whole genome shotgun sequence encodes:
- the LOC129776979 gene encoding uncharacterized protein LOC129776979, whose product is MSVVQSNISTTIRSFNISDDIRIEVKKFRTDAGIEEIDIEEDEDDISVIRKIHKTFADPNETEFDPDTLKSIISRLDGIEKKLENIIYMNAQADSLSAVHMNGLINRQFITTPTTLAIAQEQSPEEPMVQDEMVDEIRLEIDSDDNDLMGEFIEQDELKLVEFPINRIDDLRELEESITSDQESFVSFVNFLAATVQKHSRNLEPILRDFVTENLINELGFNDAEINMMSFYIFNQLLYDIWKTDYSTINDYRNQLRKIACKIQNRNRATRSRAK